One Polynucleobacter sp. MG-5-Ahmo-C2 genomic window carries:
- a CDS encoding glycosyltransferase, translated as MALNTHHQEFLQYQQTRRGFWQRIHSSISRSWGFYYQDQLSDIYQHLVPVGSRVLDLGCANGRLLASLNPSFGVGVDFSESVLASAPRKHPQLTLLEMDAHDLSLGEETFDFIILSDLVNDLWDVQTVLEQLRPYCHPETRIIFNFFSHLWSLPLRFARWLGLATPNLPQNWLTRHDMKNLLEISGFEPLREWREIIAPLPIPLISNFCNRYLARIWPFELLAITNFVMARPVGLALKKNPTVSVIVAARNESGHIEELMERIPEMGGGTEIIFVEGNSTDDTYDKIALEISKNPNRNCKLLKQDGKGKGNAVRNGFDLAGGDILMILDADITVPPEDLTRFYHVIANGSAEFVNGVRLVYPMQEDAMRFLNLIGNKFFSWAFSWLLGQPIRDTLCGTKVLWNNDYKRIAHNRSYFGDFDPFGDFDLLFGAARLNLKIMEVPIRYRARRYGETNISRWSHGWLLLKMVVFAARRIKFT; from the coding sequence ATGGCCCTAAATACTCACCATCAAGAATTCCTCCAATATCAGCAAACCCGCCGGGGATTTTGGCAGCGGATTCATTCCTCCATTTCTCGCTCTTGGGGTTTTTATTATCAGGACCAGTTATCGGATATTTATCAGCATCTAGTTCCAGTTGGATCTCGAGTTCTGGATCTTGGTTGTGCCAATGGTCGTTTATTGGCCTCACTGAACCCCTCTTTTGGGGTGGGCGTAGATTTTAGTGAATCAGTTTTAGCCTCAGCACCAAGAAAACACCCCCAGCTCACACTATTAGAAATGGATGCTCATGATTTGTCTTTGGGTGAGGAAACATTTGATTTCATCATCCTGTCCGACTTAGTTAATGACCTTTGGGATGTGCAAACTGTGCTTGAGCAATTGCGCCCTTACTGCCACCCAGAAACACGCATCATCTTTAATTTCTTTAGCCATCTATGGAGCTTGCCTTTGCGCTTTGCACGTTGGCTTGGATTGGCAACACCCAATCTCCCTCAGAATTGGCTCACACGCCATGACATGAAAAATCTCCTGGAGATTTCAGGATTTGAGCCTTTGCGAGAATGGCGTGAAATTATTGCCCCCTTACCGATTCCCTTAATCTCCAATTTCTGTAATCGCTACCTTGCTCGTATTTGGCCATTTGAGTTACTTGCTATTACTAACTTTGTTATGGCACGGCCAGTAGGATTAGCATTAAAAAAGAACCCTACAGTTTCTGTCATTGTGGCAGCGCGTAATGAATCAGGCCATATTGAAGAGTTGATGGAGCGCATACCCGAGATGGGTGGTGGTACCGAGATTATCTTCGTAGAGGGTAACTCCACTGACGATACCTATGACAAGATTGCTCTAGAGATTTCTAAGAACCCAAATCGCAATTGCAAACTCCTCAAGCAAGACGGTAAAGGTAAAGGTAATGCAGTACGAAATGGTTTTGATTTAGCGGGTGGCGATATCTTGATGATTCTAGATGCCGATATCACAGTACCTCCAGAAGACTTGACCCGCTTTTATCATGTGATTGCCAATGGCTCAGCGGAGTTTGTCAATGGTGTGCGTTTGGTTTATCCGATGCAAGAAGACGCCATGCGCTTTTTAAATCTGATTGGTAATAAGTTTTTCTCCTGGGCTTTTAGTTGGTTATTAGGTCAACCCATCCGGGATACCTTATGCGGTACTAAAGTACTTTGGAATAACGATTACAAGCGGATTGCTCACAATCGCTCTTACTTTGGTGACTTTGACCCCTTTGGCGACTTTGATCTGCTCTTCGGTGCTGCTCGCTTAAATCTCAAAATCATGGAAGTGCCCATTCGTTACCGTGCACGTCGTTATGGCGAAACTAATATTTCGCGTTGGTCACACGGCTGGTTGTTACTTAAAATGGTAGTTTTTGCAGCTCGCAGAATTAAATTTACCTAA
- a CDS encoding phospholipid carrier-dependent glycosyltransferase: protein MNQTSKTLSCLWPYFALSALLILLFYVTGFDRNWPHWVDQELTLSYNGLLVHSGSNQEYLDHPGFFSIHLISYLIAITNFLGIYQLQSVADLNNSPSMLASIKDLIITTRHAALITSVAYVFAAYYIAQKITRERALSFWIAILVFVSNGVFFHFTLTRTEPIAFLFLLGSVYCYIQYFNNGQGKHLFSLLLCLLMLFCGALNKAQVLVLAPFYFTWAFYFIPSDQDRNEANAGNWLKFASALSFIALGIFYSVISSGLSLPINLGLIGFFFALTFACSNRAGINAYKATAFFNVFYLIAFEVLSYFSFKLNQNVSIFSNIEDPISMTRWLAPDPNAEKIAMDSNSLYVLNKIASSLLEPLLSLLNRVSSPLILVLFCLVLMHILRKILSKKDILFGAYSFFAFYAVSLINRTRYIDAPHYLLLSEFFLLGFALTLILKLEESKAKMRAVGGLIFLILLVNLVPHTRYVNLLMRKGGQPFCSSPQIYLEKIDAQKITAECKGNPI, encoded by the coding sequence ATGAATCAGACTTCTAAAACTCTATCTTGCCTGTGGCCCTATTTTGCGCTGAGCGCCTTATTAATATTGCTGTTTTATGTCACGGGTTTTGACCGTAATTGGCCACACTGGGTAGACCAGGAGCTCACACTCTCCTACAACGGACTATTGGTGCATTCTGGATCCAATCAAGAATACCTAGATCATCCCGGCTTCTTCTCGATTCATCTGATCTCTTATCTCATCGCTATCACCAACTTCCTGGGGATCTATCAACTTCAAAGCGTAGCAGATCTGAATAACTCACCCTCGATGCTAGCGAGCATCAAAGACCTCATCATCACAACGCGGCATGCTGCCTTAATTACTTCTGTAGCCTACGTCTTTGCCGCCTATTATATTGCCCAAAAAATAACTCGAGAGCGCGCGCTCTCCTTTTGGATTGCCATCTTGGTTTTTGTGAGCAATGGTGTCTTCTTTCACTTCACCCTCACCAGAACAGAACCCATTGCCTTTCTATTTCTGCTGGGATCTGTATATTGCTACATCCAATATTTCAATAACGGCCAAGGCAAACATCTTTTTAGTCTCTTGCTATGCCTGCTCATGCTGTTCTGTGGTGCCCTCAATAAAGCCCAAGTCCTCGTGCTGGCGCCGTTTTACTTCACCTGGGCCTTCTACTTCATTCCCAGCGACCAAGACAGAAATGAGGCTAATGCCGGTAACTGGCTCAAATTTGCTAGTGCGCTTTCCTTCATTGCATTAGGGATCTTTTATAGCGTAATTTCATCTGGGTTGAGCTTACCAATCAATCTAGGGCTCATTGGCTTTTTCTTTGCACTGACTTTTGCCTGCTCAAATAGGGCAGGGATAAATGCATACAAAGCGACCGCCTTCTTTAATGTTTTTTACCTAATTGCCTTCGAGGTGCTGAGTTACTTTAGTTTTAAGCTTAACCAAAATGTTTCGATCTTCTCCAATATAGAAGATCCGATTAGTATGACGCGCTGGCTAGCTCCCGATCCCAATGCTGAAAAGATCGCCATGGATAGCAATTCCCTATATGTTCTCAACAAGATTGCCAGCTCACTCTTAGAGCCGCTACTGAGCCTGTTGAATAGGGTATCTTCACCACTAATTCTGGTGTTGTTCTGTCTTGTATTGATGCATATCTTGCGTAAGATACTCAGCAAGAAAGATATTCTATTTGGCGCTTATAGCTTTTTCGCTTTTTATGCCGTCTCTCTCATTAATCGCACTCGCTATATCGATGCGCCTCACTATCTTTTACTATCAGAGTTCTTTCTTTTAGGTTTTGCCTTAACGTTGATCCTCAAGCTAGAAGAATCTAAAGCAAAGATGAGGGCTGTAGGCGGATTAATTTTCTTGATTCTGCTAGTGAACCTAGTGCCACATACCCGCTATGTCAACCTACTCATGCGTAAGGGAGGGCAGCCGTTTTGCTCTTCACCCCAAATCTATTTAGAGAAGATTGATGCCCAGAAAATTACTGCTGAATGTAAGGGCAATCCAATTTAG
- a CDS encoding acyltransferase family protein: MPITPAPNHQAPHPLQYRKDIDGLRALAVLLVVIYHAFPNWAHGGFIGVDIFFVISGYLITSIILDGLTDGSFSLINFYAKRIIRIFPALILVLVLSIGLGWLILYPAELQLLGKHILSAIGFFSNFTYLSEAGYFDSRAVEKPLLHLWSLAIEEQFYVVWPILLWLAHKFKLPMLKLIGLLILCSFAWNIYLAHVNKSAAFYLPLGRFWELLIGGLLAYALFPHRMQGGKSQIDQRDQGVAQNTSSLSSSLKRFEKSVHEHLISKQIYSFLGLTLLVVGVIVIYPRSLFPGWLALIPVIGAALIILAGERALINRYLLSNRLMVGIGLISYPLYLWHWILLSYAQIWGPIFIEQRLFIVALSFVSAWLTFKVIEKPLRNRQSIRQKAGILLLLMSGILLAGFLLNGNGFPKRIVHSLAQFEASAQDGGDQGFVSKGCGLSDLSLQNYFYACLQDQREPAKFALVGDSKAMALFPGVVRTSSAGGRWLAIYGPGGDQAIQPYLSNSRTDVKPAKAPLTDQAVTQIAQNSNIKAVAIVFSSKGVMTTDIDSLYKGQHQAQAIAGLEAITAKFIASNQRVVLVVDNPSLALPQDCFHRKLGISWFDEFSKIDSRCSMTLENHQKMTGKYLEVLSTIAQKHPGQVQVFDTSPILCDVKNNICSYQKEGRKMYSYTDHISDYAAGSIGISLNQQLLGSSR; the protein is encoded by the coding sequence TTGCCAATTACTCCCGCCCCTAATCATCAAGCCCCACATCCGCTTCAATATCGGAAAGATATCGATGGCTTGCGCGCCTTAGCAGTTTTATTGGTAGTGATTTATCACGCCTTTCCCAATTGGGCGCATGGTGGGTTTATCGGGGTAGATATCTTTTTTGTAATTTCAGGATATTTAATCACCTCAATTATTTTGGATGGTCTTACTGATGGCTCATTTAGTTTGATCAATTTTTATGCCAAAAGAATTATCAGGATATTTCCAGCATTAATTTTGGTTTTAGTGCTCTCGATTGGGTTAGGTTGGCTGATTCTATATCCTGCAGAACTGCAATTGTTGGGCAAGCATATTCTTTCTGCCATTGGATTCTTCTCAAATTTCACTTATTTATCAGAAGCCGGTTACTTTGATAGTCGCGCAGTAGAAAAGCCCCTGCTACATCTTTGGTCGCTGGCAATTGAAGAGCAGTTTTACGTTGTATGGCCCATTCTTTTGTGGCTAGCCCATAAATTCAAGCTACCTATGCTGAAGCTTATTGGGCTTCTGATTCTGTGCTCTTTTGCGTGGAATATTTACCTGGCGCATGTAAATAAATCTGCAGCGTTTTACCTCCCCCTCGGTCGGTTTTGGGAGCTCTTAATTGGTGGGCTATTGGCATATGCACTTTTTCCCCATCGCATGCAGGGGGGCAAGAGTCAAATCGATCAAAGAGATCAGGGGGTAGCTCAAAACACTTCATCTCTGAGTTCATCTTTGAAGAGGTTTGAAAAGTCTGTGCATGAGCACCTCATCTCCAAGCAGATATATTCTTTTTTAGGCCTGACACTTTTAGTGGTGGGGGTCATTGTTATTTATCCACGCAGCTTATTTCCCGGCTGGCTTGCATTGATACCAGTGATTGGGGCGGCGCTCATTATTTTGGCCGGCGAAAGGGCGCTGATCAATCGCTACCTCCTGTCTAATCGTCTGATGGTGGGTATCGGTTTGATTAGTTATCCTTTGTATCTATGGCACTGGATACTTCTATCCTATGCGCAGATTTGGGGCCCCATATTTATTGAGCAAAGACTCTTCATCGTTGCCCTATCCTTTGTAAGCGCCTGGCTTACTTTTAAGGTGATAGAGAAACCTTTACGAAATCGACAGTCCATTCGTCAAAAAGCGGGTATCTTACTCTTGCTCATGAGCGGTATTTTGCTTGCAGGATTTTTGTTAAATGGAAATGGATTTCCCAAGCGAATCGTTCATTCTTTAGCTCAGTTTGAAGCCTCTGCACAAGATGGTGGTGATCAGGGTTTTGTGAGTAAAGGGTGCGGTCTATCAGACCTCTCCTTGCAAAACTATTTTTATGCCTGCCTACAAGATCAGCGTGAACCTGCAAAATTTGCTCTGGTAGGTGATAGCAAAGCAATGGCTCTTTTTCCTGGCGTGGTACGCACCTCATCTGCTGGGGGTAGATGGCTGGCTATTTATGGACCTGGCGGTGATCAGGCTATTCAACCATATCTCTCTAACAGTCGCACAGACGTTAAGCCAGCAAAAGCACCACTTACTGATCAAGCGGTTACTCAGATTGCACAAAACTCGAATATCAAAGCCGTAGCAATTGTCTTTTCTAGCAAAGGGGTAATGACTACTGATATTGATAGTCTGTACAAAGGACAACATCAAGCCCAAGCTATTGCTGGCTTGGAAGCAATTACTGCAAAATTCATTGCAAGCAATCAGCGGGTAGTGTTGGTAGTAGATAACCCTAGCCTGGCATTGCCGCAAGACTGCTTTCATCGCAAGCTTGGCATCTCCTGGTTTGATGAATTTAGTAAAATTGATAGCCGTTGCTCGATGACCCTTGAAAATCACCAAAAAATGACGGGTAAATATCTGGAGGTCTTAAGCACGATCGCCCAAAAACACCCAGGCCAAGTTCAAGTATTTGACACAAGCCCCATTCTTTGTGATGTCAAAAATAATATTTGCTCTTATCAAAAAGAAGGTCGCAAGATGTACTCCTATACTGATCACATCTCTGACTATGCTGCCGGTAGTATCGGGATAAGTTTGAACCAACAGCTTTTGGGTAGCTCCAGATAA
- a CDS encoding glycosyltransferase family 2 protein, which yields MRIVLASQFKNEALRAVEWLEYYKARGITDFILCDDHSSDHSVELINSIDGIHVKHFSSLSIPTRFSGSSDTELYKWDLEHPQNQHTNFRRMFAYACEHYGPDTAIGFLDMDEFIFTNSDLPLVQVIGEKIQHYAVISICSFEVDSRTFEVTGNSLLAQSTLSMSVESRIHSTRRTSVKSMINLGHPLSRYAFTEPIEEIGAGIHTAGLPLSSRKTLSGMWRKRFKNYFRALLKPSAKRWYALEEVWVPKNPHDTFSLSSLWLRVDPYSLSYLHYRTPSYDMAINGPLFDCDYDLEKMP from the coding sequence ATGAGAATTGTTTTAGCAAGCCAATTTAAGAACGAGGCATTGAGAGCCGTTGAATGGCTTGAGTACTATAAAGCTCGCGGCATTACCGATTTCATACTGTGTGATGATCACTCAAGCGATCATTCGGTTGAGCTGATTAATAGTATTGACGGGATTCATGTAAAGCATTTCTCTTCACTATCTATCCCAACACGCTTTTCTGGATCTTCCGATACGGAGCTCTATAAGTGGGACTTAGAGCATCCGCAAAATCAGCACACCAACTTTCGTCGGATGTTTGCTTATGCTTGCGAGCACTATGGCCCAGATACTGCAATTGGTTTTTTAGATATGGATGAATTTATTTTTACAAACTCTGATCTACCGCTAGTTCAAGTGATTGGTGAAAAAATTCAACATTACGCAGTCATCTCTATTTGCAGTTTTGAAGTAGATTCCAGAACCTTTGAGGTGACTGGTAATAGTCTATTGGCTCAATCAACGCTTTCAATGTCAGTTGAAAGCCGCATACACTCAACTCGGCGCACCTCTGTTAAATCAATGATCAACCTAGGGCATCCGCTTAGCAGGTATGCTTTTACAGAGCCCATTGAAGAAATTGGCGCCGGAATTCATACGGCGGGATTACCGCTGAGCTCAAGAAAAACATTGAGTGGAATGTGGCGTAAACGCTTTAAGAATTACTTCCGAGCCCTATTGAAGCCCAGTGCAAAAAGATGGTATGCCCTGGAGGAGGTATGGGTACCCAAAAACCCGCATGATACATTTTCACTGAGTTCACTGTGGCTAAGAGTGGATCCATATAGCCTCTCCTATTTGCATTACCGCACCCCCAGCTATGATATGGCTATCAATGGGCCCTTATTTGATTGTGATTATGATTTGGAAAAAATGCCATAA
- a CDS encoding DUF3108 domain-containing protein, which yields MKYYRIYPVLLAIYFGLFSSHLQAQGALAIPLNIQFEYDLKITADPAKRAAFLKQSGEAPSPYEQVFSLVKGSMQVATVVDKVDIRKDQYHINSTGTLGSVLSTVLADQKLLRDSVGTVTKDGFVTNTYQEKRGNTELLIAKVEKNLVNFYKVSSRTPPLGNAPFTGRLYDMLTVGYQFIGRDLPAKSIVLPVTDGRSLKTYTLVRGEPWDFPFENGKVKAIRYYKTTSKDDTATFEVWFSEKEHVPLRSVIGLNAQYGATIQVDLKKIPAM from the coding sequence ATGAAATATTATCGTATCTACCCAGTACTATTGGCCATTTATTTCGGCTTATTCTCTTCGCATCTTCAGGCACAAGGGGCTTTAGCTATCCCATTAAATATTCAATTTGAATACGACCTTAAGATTACAGCCGATCCAGCGAAGAGGGCTGCTTTTTTGAAGCAATCCGGTGAAGCCCCTAGTCCCTATGAGCAAGTATTCAGTCTGGTAAAAGGATCAATGCAGGTAGCAACAGTAGTTGATAAGGTCGATATTCGTAAAGACCAATATCACATTAACTCCACCGGTACTTTAGGCTCCGTTCTTTCTACAGTGCTAGCGGATCAAAAGCTATTAAGAGATTCAGTCGGCACAGTTACTAAAGATGGATTTGTGACCAACACTTATCAAGAGAAGCGCGGTAATACCGAATTGCTGATTGCCAAAGTAGAAAAGAACCTTGTAAACTTTTATAAAGTTTCTTCACGTACTCCACCGCTCGGTAATGCCCCTTTTACTGGGCGCTTATACGACATGCTAACTGTAGGCTATCAATTTATTGGCCGTGATCTTCCGGCCAAATCCATAGTCTTGCCGGTAACGGATGGAAGGTCCTTGAAGACTTACACCTTAGTACGTGGCGAGCCTTGGGATTTTCCTTTTGAGAATGGCAAGGTCAAGGCTATTCGGTATTACAAGACCACCTCTAAAGATGACACTGCCACTTTTGAAGTTTGGTTCTCAGAGAAAGAGCATGTGCCATTGCGCTCAGTAATTGGCTTGAATGCCCAATATGGCGCAACCATTCAAGTTGATTTGAAAAAAATTCCTGCAATGTAA
- a CDS encoding calcium:proton antiporter yields MELLHSLASQTWFIALMAVLLIGGVLSAVHHAEVIAHKTGEPYGALVLAISVTIIEVSLIISMMLSGHDGSEFIARDAVFATVMIVINGVIGLCIFIGGLHHHEMSFRNEGTNSALAVLTALATFILIMPIVTVSTPGPDFTKSQLAFAGIASFALYIAFLFFQTVTHRDYYLPKAADKKTDINFHALKPSNLKTAVSAILLILSLIVVVGLAELLSPAIEAGVKAAGAPKTIVGIAIALLVLLPEGFAAVRAAKANRLQSSLNLALGSALASIGLSIPAIAAIAIFFDLPLSLGISSLNMTLMYLSFFIGALTLAIGRTTLLQGVVHLIIFFEYLFLSLVP; encoded by the coding sequence ATGGAACTCCTTCACTCCCTAGCCAGTCAAACTTGGTTTATTGCACTGATGGCTGTTCTGCTAATTGGTGGAGTACTTTCAGCTGTTCATCATGCCGAAGTAATAGCCCATAAAACAGGAGAGCCCTATGGGGCATTGGTGCTTGCTATTAGCGTCACCATCATTGAGGTTTCCTTAATTATCTCCATGATGCTCTCGGGACATGATGGATCGGAATTCATTGCTCGTGACGCTGTATTTGCCACAGTAATGATTGTGATCAATGGCGTGATTGGCCTGTGTATTTTTATTGGCGGCCTACATCATCATGAGATGAGCTTTCGCAATGAAGGGACTAATTCTGCCTTGGCAGTGCTAACTGCTTTAGCAACCTTTATTTTGATCATGCCCATTGTCACGGTGAGCACACCCGGGCCAGACTTTACCAAGAGTCAGCTCGCTTTTGCTGGAATCGCCTCTTTTGCGCTATACATTGCTTTTTTATTCTTTCAAACTGTAACCCATCGGGATTACTACCTGCCAAAAGCTGCTGATAAAAAAACAGATATTAATTTTCACGCTCTCAAACCCAGCAATCTCAAAACTGCGGTCAGTGCAATCCTGCTGATACTCTCGCTAATCGTAGTTGTTGGTCTTGCCGAACTACTCAGCCCAGCGATTGAGGCGGGAGTAAAAGCGGCCGGCGCACCTAAAACCATTGTGGGCATTGCGATTGCCCTGCTAGTACTTTTACCAGAGGGATTTGCGGCAGTCAGAGCAGCCAAAGCCAATCGCCTGCAAAGCAGTTTGAACTTAGCCTTAGGCTCTGCTTTAGCGAGCATTGGACTTTCTATTCCAGCAATTGCTGCAATAGCCATCTTCTTTGATTTGCCGCTCAGCCTAGGTATTAGCAGTCTCAACATGACCTTGATGTATCTGTCATTCTTTATTGGGGCCCTAACATTAGCCATTGGCAGAACCACTCTATTACAAGGGGTGGTGCACTTGATTATCTTCTTTGAGTACTTATTTTTAAGCCTTGTACCCTAG
- a CDS encoding sirohydrochlorin chelatase, giving the protein MKAIILFGHGARDNRWREPFDRLAELWRVQHADLPVELAFLEMMQPSLEEAVTSLGALGATYITIVPVFFGQGGHLRNDFPVLLNACQKKFPQIALSATPAVGEDPAVLQAIVDFGARAL; this is encoded by the coding sequence ATGAAGGCAATCATTCTTTTTGGCCATGGGGCCCGTGATAATCGGTGGCGCGAGCCCTTTGATCGGTTGGCAGAGCTTTGGCGTGTCCAGCATGCAGATCTACCAGTGGAGTTGGCTTTTTTAGAAATGATGCAGCCTAGCTTAGAAGAAGCAGTTACTTCCCTTGGCGCTTTGGGAGCTACTTACATCACCATAGTGCCGGTCTTTTTTGGCCAAGGTGGCCATTTAAGGAATGATTTCCCCGTATTACTAAATGCCTGCCAGAAAAAGTTTCCGCAAATTGCTTTAAGCGCGACGCCGGCCGTTGGAGAGGATCCCGCCGTCTTGCAAGCGATTGTGGATTTCGGAGCTAGGGCTCTCTAA
- the cobA gene encoding uroporphyrinogen-III C-methyltransferase, whose product MKNNSSYGKVYLVGAGPGAADLITVRGAKLLEKADVVFHDALVEPGMLSLCPQAIQVPVGKRCGKLSSAQHFINKRLVDAAKQYKIVVRLKGGDPMLFGRADEEIQALKKMGIEVEVVPGITAALAGAASLQQSLTLRGISRSVAFVTLAQGAHDNHMQPIQNPSADTLVYYMGRKDAAKIAQQLIEKSSNQAENTPVHILEAVSTERERQWSSTLGELALGKADHWFDSFSPALIMVGEALRTTGQTSDKHAKQNLESPSSEIHNRLQDGGILSNGRRRA is encoded by the coding sequence ATGAAAAACAACTCTTCATACGGCAAAGTTTATCTGGTTGGCGCTGGTCCTGGGGCCGCCGATCTCATTACCGTCCGTGGAGCCAAGCTCCTAGAAAAGGCTGATGTGGTTTTTCATGATGCGCTAGTGGAACCCGGGATGCTATCCCTTTGTCCACAGGCTATTCAGGTGCCTGTAGGTAAGCGCTGTGGCAAGCTTTCTTCTGCCCAGCACTTTATTAATAAACGATTAGTTGACGCTGCCAAACAGTACAAAATTGTTGTGCGCCTCAAGGGTGGCGACCCCATGCTTTTTGGCAGAGCCGATGAAGAAATCCAAGCACTCAAGAAAATGGGGATTGAAGTAGAAGTCGTACCGGGCATTACCGCTGCATTAGCTGGCGCAGCAAGCCTACAGCAATCTTTAACCCTGCGCGGTATCTCGCGTAGTGTTGCTTTTGTCACGCTCGCCCAAGGAGCACACGACAATCACATGCAGCCAATCCAGAACCCTAGTGCCGATACCTTGGTGTATTACATGGGCCGTAAAGATGCTGCCAAGATTGCGCAGCAGTTAATTGAAAAAAGCTCCAATCAAGCAGAAAATACGCCAGTACACATTTTAGAAGCCGTGAGTACAGAGCGTGAGCGTCAATGGTCAAGCACTTTAGGTGAACTGGCTTTAGGTAAAGCGGATCATTGGTTTGACAGTTTTTCGCCAGCACTCATTATGGTTGGCGAGGCCCTCAGAACTACAGGCCAAACTTCAGACAAGCATGCAAAACAAAACTTAGAGAGCCCTAGCTCCGAAATCCACAATCGCTTGCAAGACGGCGGGATCCTCTCCAACGGCCGGCGTCGCGCTTAA
- a CDS encoding DUF934 domain-containing protein, with protein sequence MSNSNPTKLIQSHAQVLLFPREGKPFLAPNEWQVWDVQDESGLPAEYANSKVLVPFTWWRSQLDSRHEGSDVLTKAKKGQIGVWFAADDDILQHAELIESGKQYWPLVAAYFPLFRDGRSFSTAALLRDRLGWDKEIRMIGDVLIDQLLQGARVGFDSFALRHDQNLDVALKQFDLFTVTTQNSWRGKRSLLAIS encoded by the coding sequence ATGAGTAATTCCAACCCAACAAAACTAATCCAGTCTCATGCTCAAGTGCTGTTATTTCCAAGAGAGGGAAAACCATTTCTTGCTCCTAATGAATGGCAAGTTTGGGATGTGCAAGATGAAAGCGGTCTTCCTGCAGAGTATGCAAATAGCAAAGTACTTGTGCCATTTACTTGGTGGCGTAGTCAACTTGATTCGCGTCATGAAGGGTCTGACGTTTTGACCAAAGCCAAAAAAGGTCAAATAGGTGTGTGGTTTGCTGCGGATGATGACATCCTTCAGCACGCAGAACTGATTGAATCGGGCAAACAATACTGGCCACTTGTAGCCGCCTACTTTCCACTCTTTAGGGATGGTAGAAGCTTCAGTACAGCAGCTCTTTTACGCGATCGCTTAGGCTGGGATAAAGAGATTCGCATGATTGGTGATGTTTTGATTGATCAACTCTTACAAGGCGCACGGGTAGGGTTTGATAGCTTTGCATTGCGTCATGATCAAAACCTCGATGTTGCCTTAAAGCAATTTGATCTTTTTACTGTAACTACGCAGAACAGCTGGCGCGGCAAGAGATCTTTGCTAGCCATAAGCTAA